A stretch of the Uranotaenia lowii strain MFRU-FL chromosome 3, ASM2978415v1, whole genome shotgun sequence genome encodes the following:
- the LOC129752408 gene encoding general odorant-binding protein 45-like, translating to MIAVLKVLTATLLMGLHQLSTLQASGIHSSHSKTAFQVHTECRKMLRNPMKAREDVCEDRCEVCVYRAWDDIRGPVYGVYRVFWGIQNPGDECFVDRTYRCLWNRDQFNLTTPDPCRRATETTTCFDRYHGAVTPATIVFLNPTALHFRSIVESCRKFQQLSDQDLVHPLNSGFLDSEVTRCLLRCVIIRAGLYTDADGPNLDRLEQMYGARSIERNNFWHTGQKCVARTKLRNPEASACSLAALFVDDCFEELLQDIRTAILEIVKYEKNT from the coding sequence ATGATCGCAGTCCTAAAAGTTCTGACAGCAACGCTGTTGATGGGTCTCCATCAACTGTCAACTCTCCAAGCATCTGGAATTCATTCATCACACTCAAAAACAGCTTTCCAAGTCCATACGGAATGTCGGAAAATGCTACGGAATCCTATGAAGGCTCGAGAAGACGTCTGTGAAGATCGTTGCGAAGTGTGCGTTTATCGCGCTTGGGATGACATCCGGGGTCCCGTCTACGGAGTGTACCGGGTATTCTGGGGTATCCAGAACCCTGGAGACGAATGCTTTGTGGATCGAACCTATCGCTGTCTGTGGAATCGGGACCAGTTCAATCTGACAACTCCGGATCCTTGTCGAAGAGCAACGGAAACGACAACCTGCTTCGACCGGTATCATGGGGCAGTGACCCCGGCAACGATCGTTTTCCTAAACCCAACGGCTCTGCATTTCAGAAGTATCGTCGAAAGCTGTAGAAAGTTCCAACAGCTTTCGGACCAAGATTTGGTGCATCCTTTAAACAGTGGATTTTTGGATTCCGAAGTGACCAGATGTTTGTTGAGGTGTGTGATTATCCGGGCGGGACTTTACACGGATGCTGATGGACCCAATTTGGACCGGTTGGAGCAGATGTATGGAGCAAGGTCGATCGAGAGGAATAACTTCTGGCACACTGGACAAAAATGTGTAGCCAGAACGAAGCTTAGAAACCCTGAAGCTTCAGCCTGTAGTTTAGCTGCCCTTTTTGTGGACGATTGTTTTGAGGAGTTGTTGCAAGATATTCGGACGGCCATTTTGGAAATcgttaaatatgaaaaaaatacttga
- the LOC129752409 gene encoding general odorant-binding protein 45-like, which produces MNGVFKVLTTALLIAFHQLPSLQAAGSHSAISKTALEIHTECRKILQNPMNAKEAECEDRCEVYLYRAWNDIRGPAYNVYRAIWNQQKPGDECFVDRTYRCLWNRNQFNLTTPELCRRATETTTCFDWYHGLVTPLTDVFVRPTAFRLRSIVESCRTILQLTDQDLHDPLNNGFVESEMSACLMRCVIIRAGLYTDADGPNLDRLELMYGARSIERNNFWHTGQKCVEETRQRYPDVSACSLAAHIVDECFEELLQDVRTAVLEIIKFE; this is translated from the coding sequence ATGAATGGAGTTTTCAAAGTTCTGACAACAGCGCTGTTGATAGCGTTCCATCAACTGCCATCGCTCCAAGCAGCCGGATCCCACTCGGCGATTTCGAAAACAGCTCTGGAAATCCACACGGAATGCCGAAAAATATTGCAGAATCCTATGAACGCTAAGGAAGCCGAATGTGAAGATCGTTGTGAGGTGTATCTTTACCGGGCTTGGAACGACATCCGGGGACCCGCGTATAACGTTTATCGAGCGATTTGGAATCAACAAAAACCTGGGGACGAGTGCTTCGTCGATCGTACCTATCGATGTCTGTGGAACCGGAACCAGTTCAATCTGACGACTCCGGAACTGTGCCGGCGGGCAACGGAAACGACAACTTGCTTCGACTGGTACCACGGTTTGGTGACCCCGTTGACGGATGTTTTCGTGAGGCCAACGGCTTTTCGTTTGAGGAGTATCGTCGAAAGTTGTAGGACGATCCTGCAACTAACCGATCAAGATTTGCACGATCCCTTGAATAATGGTTTTGTGGAATCGGAAATGAGTGCTTGTTTGATGAGGTGCGTGATAATTCGTGCGGGACTTTACACGGATGCCGATGGGCCCAATTTGGACCGGTTGGAGCTGATGTACGGGGCTAGATCGATTGAGCGGAATAACTTTTGGCACACCGGACAAAAATGTGTTGAAGAAACTAGGCAAAGGTATCCGGATGTTTCGGCCTGTAGTTTGGCAGCCCATATCGTGGATGAGTGTTTCGAGGAGCTGTTGCAAGATGTTCGGACCGCCGTTttggaaataataaaattcgAATAA
- the LOC129752407 gene encoding general odorant-binding protein 45-like, whose translation MKEVLTALLLINVYQLPNLQANGYHSVTLKTPVEVHRECRKILQIPKDSPQEGECEDRCEILLARAWDDTRGPAYNMLRVFWRPYDPEDECFIDRTYRCLLWNRDQFNLTSPELCRRASETTLCFDKYYGLPDRKKKLFFRSTALNLRSIVESCRKFQQLSDQDLVHPLNNDFVDSEVTGCLLRCVTIRAGLYSDVEGPNVDRLEQMYGARSLERDHFRDAAQKCVNRTRLQHPEASACRLAAYFVDHCFEELLQEIRAAILEIIKFE comes from the coding sequence ATGAAAGAAGTACTCACAGCCCTACTGTTAATCAATGTCTACCAACTGCCGAACCTCCAAGCAAACGGATATCATTCAGTGACTCTCAAAACGCCAGTGGAAGTCCACCGAGAATGTCggaaaatattgcaaattccAAAGGATTCCCCCCAGGAAGGCGAGTGCGAGGATCGCTGTGAAATTCTTCTGGCTCGAGCTTGGGATGACACCCGGGGTCCAGCTTACAACATGTTGAGGGTATTCTGGCGACCCTATGACCCCGAAGACGAATGTTTTATCGATCGAACCTATCGTTGTTTGTTGTGGAATCGGGACCAGTTCAATCTGACTTCACCGGAACTGTGCCGGAGGGCTTCGGAAACGACACTGTGCTTCGACAAGTATTACGGACTTCCGGATCggaagaaaaaattgtttttcagatCGACAGCTTTGAACTTAAGGAGTATTGTGGAAAGTTGCAGAAAATTTCAGCAACTCTCGGACCAAGATTTGGTTCATCCGTTAAATAATGATTTTGTGGATTCGGAAGTGACCGGATGTTTGTTGAGGTGTGTGACCATTCGTGCCGGGCTCTACTCGGATGTTGAGGGACCAAACGTAGACAGGCTGGAGCAGATGTATGGAGCTAGATCGCTCGAACGAGACCATTTCCGGGATGCGGCACAGAAATGTGTAAACAGAACGAGACTTCAACATCCGGAAGCTTCAGCCTGTAGGTTAGCCGCATATTTTGTGGACCACTGTTTCGAAGAGTTGTTGCAAGAAATCCGAGCAGCCATTcttgaaattatcaaatttgaGTAA
- the LOC129752406 gene encoding uncharacterized protein LOC129752406 — MKGVLQAILLIGLHQLANNQANGNRHSITLKTAVRVHKDCRKILQIPMEAPEGECEDRCEIIIARAWDDIRGPALNMLRAFWHPQDPQDECYIDRTYRCFLWNRDRFNLTSPELCRRAQEMSLCFDYYYGRKE, encoded by the exons ATGAAAGGAGTACTACAAGCCATTCTGTTAATTGGTTTGCATCAACTAGCGAACAACCAAGCAAACGGAAATCGTCATTCGATAACCCTAAAGACCGCAGTACGGGTTCATAAGGACTGTCGAAAAATTCTTCAGATTCCGATGGAAGCTCCGGAGGGCGAGTGCGAAGACCGCTGTGAGATTATTATAGCTCGAGCTTGGGATGACATCCGAGGTCCCGCTTTAAACATGTTGAGGGCATTTTGGCATCCCCAGGACCCTCAGGACGAGTGTTACATCGATCGAACCTATCGCTGTTTCCTGTGGAATCGGGACCGGTTCAATTTGACTTCGCCGGAACTTTGCCGGCGTGCTCAGGAAATGTCTCTCTGTTTCGACTACTACTACG GGAGAAAGGAATAA
- the LOC129752405 gene encoding general odorant-binding protein 45-like, producing MACVYIILTTTLLLGSCLQETVGSEQHAVFSKTLIQLHSECRAILNHPAMEPEGECEQRCEFYLGRALDVVRGPVYSVYRAIFNRQIPGDACYVDRTYRCVWNWDQFNLTKVEPCKWATSVGFCFFYNYGFIDVNYSLFIRPLSLELRHIVESCSRIQQLSDEDLLDIINNGFVDSEIAGKLVRCVMIRAGLYSDADGPNLDRLEQMYGAGTIERGNFWQTAQKCVGKARVRYPNASKFGLAAYILDDCFEDFLQNMRTALIEILKNE from the coding sequence ATGGCTTGTGTTTACATTATACTAACAACAACTTTGTTACTCGGTTCCTGCCTTCAAGAAACCGTTGGCTCCGAACAACATGCCGTATTTTCGAAAACGCTCATTCAGCTGCACAGTGAATGTCGAGCCATTCTAAACCACCCCGCTATGGAACCGGAAGGCGAATGTGAGCAGcgttgtgaattttaccttgGAAGGGCTTTGGATGTCGTGAGAGGCCCAGTTTACAGTGTCTACCGGGCCATTTTCAACCGACAGATTCCGGGAGATGCGTGCTACGTCGATCGAACCTATCGTTGCGTTTGGAATTGGGATCAGTTCAATCTGACGAAAGTGGAACCGTGTAAGTGGGCCACTTCGGTTGGATTTTGCTTTTTCTACAACTACGGGTTTATAGACGTAAACTATAGTCTGTTTATCAGACCCTTGAGTTTGGAGCTTAGACATATCGTCGAAAGTTGTAGCAGGATTCAACAACTTTCCGATGAAGACTTATTGGATATTATTAACAACGGTTTCGTTGATTCCGAGATAGCTGGTAAATTAGTAAGATGTGTAATGATTCGAGCGGGTCTTTACTCGGATGCTGATGGACCGAATTTGGATCGACTGGAGCAGATGTATGGAGCTGGAACCATTGAGCGAGGAAACTTCTGGCAAACTGCACAAAAATGTGTAGGCAAAGCGAGAGTTCGATACCCAAATGCGTCGAAATTCGGCCTAGCGGCTTATATTTTGGATGACTGTTTCGAGGATTTCTTGCAAAATATGAGAACAGCTCTAATTGAAatactcaaaaatgaataa